A stretch of Pseudoclavibacter chungangensis DNA encodes these proteins:
- a CDS encoding FtsK/SpoIIIE domain-containing protein yields MRKIAASIWPEKTIEEQNGGNIMLDTIYSLYDLWIAPNLWAIAIALAIAILAIRILLPMVIRGFARWKNYSGTRNFNPSTWFAMQSRPLFRAQSILLASSGLRELFAPASNFIRDLTDQEKEKGTMGFGAAWLSPYPRAVKASIKANRGMARGKKLDATGQIRELAKQITLAPLDKQFGGGDDSQHFEISIDLHGHSADEIARIEGKISSQLDLVDLSPIPGHRGGRGMAYQAHRTAPVDALMKEKIGADFLMENPAKSPYLLPICINAQMEPRGLPLHHTLILGTTGSGKSSPLNDIIFQEAEFVEQGVVEFYGIDPKRSELRPYEGSWLFKDVVYGMQESVQLIGHIEGLLTKRSKANPMNLSKGQLGRQMKPSKTHPIVILMIDEILSLVGDLQTNRQSASINQLTKIMAMGRSLNIFVVGATQNADKSILGWMRPNIGNAIVLRQPSVYYNDLFLGAGAAAQGFDSTIIAPANQANQYRTAGMGYMLGPTGEPEKIRFAYTSDAEIAALIQRHPGKGIATAPSSPVAPVPAPYAPTPAAPSLAKGVSLQEAAGGPRPVSAEESRAEQMMAALRRSQAR; encoded by the coding sequence ATGCGGAAAATCGCCGCATCAATTTGGCCTGAGAAAACCATCGAAGAACAGAACGGAGGAAACATCATGTTGGACACTATTTACTCTCTTTACGACCTGTGGATTGCCCCAAATCTCTGGGCCATCGCAATCGCCTTGGCCATTGCAATCCTGGCCATCCGCATCCTATTGCCCATGGTCATCAGGGGATTTGCCCGCTGGAAGAACTACTCCGGAACCCGGAACTTCAACCCAAGTACATGGTTCGCGATGCAATCTAGACCCCTATTCAGGGCCCAGAGCATACTCCTGGCCAGCTCCGGCCTCCGGGAGCTTTTCGCCCCGGCCAGCAATTTCATCAGGGACCTCACGGACCAGGAAAAGGAGAAAGGAACCATGGGATTCGGTGCGGCCTGGCTTTCACCCTATCCCCGTGCGGTAAAGGCCAGCATCAAGGCCAATCGAGGCATGGCCAGGGGGAAAAAGCTAGATGCAACCGGGCAAATCCGGGAGCTAGCCAAGCAAATCACCCTGGCACCCCTTGACAAGCAATTTGGCGGCGGAGATGATTCGCAGCACTTCGAAATCAGCATTGACCTGCACGGACACTCAGCGGATGAGATTGCGAGGATTGAGGGCAAGATTTCATCCCAACTGGACCTGGTGGACCTCAGCCCCATCCCCGGTCATCGGGGTGGTAGGGGCATGGCCTACCAGGCACACAGGACAGCTCCAGTTGATGCCCTCATGAAGGAGAAAATTGGAGCTGACTTTCTCATGGAGAACCCAGCAAAATCCCCTTACTTGCTACCCATTTGCATCAATGCCCAAATGGAACCCCGGGGCTTACCGCTACACCACACCTTGATTCTTGGAACCACAGGCAGCGGTAAGAGTTCGCCATTGAACGACATCATCTTTCAGGAGGCCGAATTCGTGGAACAAGGTGTGGTGGAATTCTATGGCATCGACCCAAAAAGGTCAGAACTAAGGCCCTATGAGGGGAGCTGGTTGTTCAAAGATGTTGTTTACGGCATGCAGGAATCTGTGCAACTAATTGGCCACATCGAGGGCCTGCTGACGAAGCGCTCCAAGGCTAATCCGATGAACCTATCGAAAGGTCAACTCGGTCGGCAAATGAAACCATCTAAGACGCATCCCATCGTAATCCTAATGATTGATGAGATTCTTTCGCTGGTTGGCGACCTGCAAACCAACCGCCAGAGCGCCTCTATCAATCAGCTAACCAAGATTATGGCTATGGGTCGCTCCCTCAACATTTTCGTGGTTGGTGCGACTCAGAATGCCGACAAATCCATCCTTGGTTGGATGCGACCAAACATCGGAAATGCCATAGTTCTAAGGCAGCCATCCGTCTACTACAACGACCTCTTCCTAGGGGCGGGTGCGGCTGCTCAAGGGTTTGATTCAACCATCATCGCCCCCGCGAATCAGGCCAACCAGTATCGGACGGCGGGCATGGGCTACATGCTTGGGCCCACAGGGGAGCCTGAGAAAATCCGCTTTGCCTACACCAGCGATGCGGAAATCGCGGCCCTCATCCAGCGCCACCCAGGCAAGGGCATTGCCACCGCTCCCAGCTCCCCCGTGGCGCCCGTTCCTGCCCCCTACGCACCCACCCCGGCCGCTCCCTCCCTGGCCAAGGGAGTGAGCCTCCAAGAGGCCGCTGGAGGGCCCAGGCCAGTCTCTGCCGAGGAATCCCGGGCAGAGCAGATGATGGCCGCGCTCAGGCGCTCCCAGGCCCGCTGA
- a CDS encoding recombinase family protein, whose translation MAGRAAIYTRISRDSSGDGEGVARQEELCRALAEAQGLEVAEVFSDNDLGASTRTHASKVRHAYAAMLDAARAGQFDAILAYSNSRLTRRMAELEGLISLVEETGVQISTVASGKYNLATSDGRVIARILASIDAGESERISERQIAAFRANAAQGKPKLMRQRAFGFEQDGITHIPHEAGLIREAMERFRQGATITSVVNDWNSKGIATATGGTWVTTTLKRAVLGWKSAGIITYHRQPMRDEAGHYVRGAWDPIISPEEREQALAMLSQKARKKVRHAKWMLSGLTLCGVCGAKMYGSLGAPGRGMDSYACKSSCVIMNARDLESFVQQALALHLQEVYLHGSRQIDSPLPEEQSWPGDEQIARLDSQISAIFKAWEEGILSQEMAFAQAARLDKERDSLRQQRENFLVDSIRPSPVSASIEEILAFIEGSVVQELGSYSDPAPGLVAARDEDYEKKTLVLRAELASVTVAKGVKGRRSTPQSVMDRLTFAWRDGTRERLNPRLAMGESPFVPVSD comes from the coding sequence ATGGCAGGCAGGGCAGCCATCTACACGCGCATCTCGCGGGACAGTTCCGGGGATGGGGAGGGGGTGGCCAGGCAGGAGGAGCTTTGCAGGGCCTTGGCGGAGGCTCAGGGGCTCGAAGTAGCGGAGGTGTTCTCAGACAACGACCTCGGGGCCTCAACCAGAACTCATGCCAGCAAGGTCCGCCACGCCTATGCGGCCATGCTGGATGCAGCCAGGGCAGGACAGTTTGATGCCATCCTGGCCTATTCCAACTCCAGGCTTACCAGGCGCATGGCTGAGTTGGAGGGCCTAATCTCGCTCGTTGAAGAAACAGGTGTGCAAATAAGCACGGTCGCATCAGGCAAATACAATCTCGCAACTTCGGACGGCAGGGTGATTGCTCGCATCCTTGCCAGCATTGATGCCGGGGAATCAGAGAGGATTTCCGAGCGCCAGATTGCCGCATTCAGGGCGAATGCCGCCCAGGGAAAGCCCAAGCTCATGCGGCAGAGGGCCTTTGGTTTTGAGCAAGATGGAATCACTCACATCCCGCACGAGGCCGGGCTTATTCGGGAAGCGATGGAGAGATTCAGGCAGGGTGCCACCATCACTAGTGTGGTGAATGATTGGAACTCTAAGGGCATAGCGACTGCGACCGGAGGAACTTGGGTGACCACTACTCTCAAACGGGCAGTACTGGGCTGGAAATCCGCAGGAATAATTACATACCATAGGCAGCCCATGCGCGACGAAGCGGGACACTACGTAAGGGGCGCGTGGGACCCAATCATCTCCCCGGAGGAGCGGGAACAGGCACTCGCCATGCTCTCCCAAAAAGCAAGGAAGAAAGTCAGGCATGCCAAGTGGATGCTCTCAGGTTTGACCCTCTGCGGAGTCTGTGGCGCAAAAATGTATGGAAGCTTGGGCGCTCCGGGCCGGGGTATGGATTCGTACGCTTGCAAAAGTTCGTGTGTAATTATGAATGCCCGGGACTTGGAATCCTTCGTTCAACAGGCCCTGGCTCTGCACCTCCAGGAAGTGTATTTGCATGGGAGCCGCCAAATCGATTCTCCCCTACCGGAGGAACAGTCATGGCCTGGTGATGAGCAAATAGCCCGTCTGGATAGCCAGATTTCTGCGATTTTCAAAGCTTGGGAGGAAGGCATCCTCAGCCAGGAGATGGCCTTTGCCCAGGCCGCCCGCCTTGATAAAGAGCGCGACTCGCTGCGTCAGCAGAGGGAGAACTTCTTGGTGGATTCCATCAGGCCTTCGCCAGTTTCCGCCAGCATTGAAGAGATTCTTGCTTTCATTGAAGGCTCTGTCGTGCAGGAGCTGGGGAGCTACTCTGACCCCGCGCCCGGTCTGGTGGCGGCCCGCGATGAAGACTATGAGAAGAAAACGCTGGTCCTGCGGGCCGAATTGGCGTCTGTGACTGTGGCCAAGGGGGTGAAGGGGCGGAGGAGTACCCCTCAATCTGTCATGGACAGACTCACCTTTGCTTGGAGGGATGGCACTCGGGAGCGGCTAAATCCGCGCCTGGCCATGGGGGAGAGTCCCTTCGTCCCTGTCTCTGACTGA